In Streptomyces pluripotens, the genomic window CCGACACTCATGCGGTTCGGCACCGAGGAGCAGAAGGCGTACTTCCTGCCGCGCGTTCTCTCCGGCGAGATCGACTTCGCGATCGGCTACAGCGAGCCTGGTGCCGGTACCGACCTCGCCTCGCTGAAGACCCGTGCCGTACGCGACGGGGACACCTACGTCGTCAACGGGCAGAAGATCTGGACCACCAACGGCGACACCGCGGACTGGGTGTGGCTGGCCGTGCGCACCGACCCCGAGGCTCCGCCCCACAAGGGCATCACCATGTTGCTGGTGCCGACCTCCGACCCCGGCTACTCCTGCACGGTCATCCATACCCTCGCCTCCCACGACACCACCGCGAGCTACTACGAGGGCGTCCGCGTCCCTGTCTCCCGGCGTGTCGGTGAGGAGAACCAGGGCTGGCGGCTGATCACCAACCAGCTCAACCACGAACGGGTCACCCTCGCCGCTCACGGCACGATGGCCATCCGTGCGCTGCAAGACGTGCAGCGCTGGGCCCGGGAGACCAAGCTCGCCGACGGCCGCCGAGTGGCCGATCTGCCCTGGGTGCGTCGGCTGCTCGCCCGCACGCACGTCCGGCTCGACGCGATGAAGCTCCTCAACTGGCAGATGGTCTCGGCCGTCCAGGACGGCACGCTCACCCCGCAGGACGCCTCGGCCGTCAAGGTCTACGGCTCCGAGGCCCGTCGGGACGCCTACGCCTGGCTCATGGAGATAGTCGCAGCGGCCGGACCGCTGAGGGAGGGCTCCGCAGGCGCCGTCCTGCACGGCGAACTGGAACGCGGCTACCGGTCGGCGGTCATCTTCACCTTCGGCGGCGGCAACAACGAGATCCAGCGCGAGATCATCTCCTGGATCGGGCTGGGGATGCCGCGGGTGCGGCGCTAGCCTTGAGTGACGAGGATTTTAGTCGGCACATCCCTCCTCACCCCCACCGAGGCACTCGCCTCTGCCTGAAACCCGCGGACCGTCCCGACGTTCCCCGGGACGGTCCGCGTCTTCCCTCCGCTGTGGAGGCCGTGACCGGAGGGATAGTTGGGGCCATGGCATCCAGGAAGCGCATCGGGGTGTCGGCCCTACGGTAGCCACGCCGCGCGGACAGCGCTTTGGTGACCGTGGCGCCGTACCAGCGGTGCGCACGGCCGGACAGGGCGTCGGCTGCGCGCCAGTGCCCCTTGGAGCGCTCGGCGCGGATGGTGGCGGCCGTGATGTCGGTGAGCTGTTCGATCTTGCGGGCGGTGTGGAAGCGGCGGGGCTCCAGCTCGGCGGTCTCGCGGTGATGTGGGTGGCGACGTAGCGGTCCACAGCGGCCGGGTCGAACAGGACCTGCTTGCCACGCTTGCCCATAGGGCTGGGCCAGGGTGTAGGCCCCACTTGTTGCGGATGGTGATCGGGGCTCGACCGTGGCGGGCGGCGATCTCGTCGATGGCCAGCGCGAGCCGGTCGGCGTCCGGCGCACCATCCGGTTCGGCCGACGCAGACGTGCCCGCGCCCTGGCCGACCGCGGTCGGGTGCTGACACTGCTCCGTCTCGTCGACGTCGATATCGTGGGCGGCCTCGCAGAACGCCTCGGCACGGGTCTTGGAAGCCGCGGCGCGGCGTTCACGCCCACTTCAACAGCCATTCGGCGATGGCTCGGGCACACGTGTCGAGGATGGCCTCTCCCTTTTCCGGGGTTGCCGCGCGCGCATCACCCGCCACGCCCGAACAGGTGACCTCCTTGAACGGCCGTGACACGTGGAACGTATGGCTCGCGTCGGATTGCAGCGCGATGTGCGGGCCGGTCGCCTCGGCGAGCCGGGAGCGGTCGACGAGGTCGGGGGCGATCGCCATGATCATGGAGGTTTCGCCCTCGCAGGCGTGCATCAGGGTGGGCTGGGTCTCCAGTATCTCCGCCGTCCGTTCCAGCCCGGCCAGGAAGTAGCTGGTGACGGCGATGGGGGTGGACAACTCCCGGGTGAGTTCGTTGCTGATGGCATTGAGGGCGGTGATGTTCCCTCCGTGCCCGTTGACGATGAGGATCTTGCCGAAGCCTGCGGTGATGATGGAGCGGCACAGGTCACGCAGGAGCGCGTGGTACGTCCGCAGGGTGAGTGTGAAGGTGCCGCCGAAGGCGAGATGGTGATCGGAGAGTCCGCACCACAGGGAGGGTGCGACCACAACGGGCCGCTCGTGGTCGGCCATGATGGCGGCGGCGCGCCTGCACGCCTCGGCACTGAGGAAGTCGTCCACTCCGGTGGGCAGGTGCGGACCGTGCTGCTCGGTGGATCCGACGGGCAGCAGGACCGGAGCGCCTTGGGCGGCCCGTGCCCGCAGCTCCGGCGCGGTCATGCGGTTCCAGAGATCTTCCGGCATGGTGCGGTGTGTCCTTTCTCGGCCGGCGGGCGGGGCCGTGCGGCCGGTTGCTTCGCCAGGGGGGATACAACGACCACCCCTGGCGGGGCGATGTGTGGCAGGCGGGGTGTCACGGCGTCTCGGTGCGCCGCCCGGAAGCGACGTGCGCGGGCACGCCGGTGGACGACGGCGGGAAGTCCGCGTCCTGCGGGGCCCCCGAGATGCTCTCTACCGACAGGCCTGTGGTCCGCACCCCAAAGGCGACCGCGAGCGCGGACAGGAGCATCGCCGCGGCCACCACCGCGAAGGTGGTTCCGGCGCCGTGGGCGTCGAGGAGGGGGATCAGGTAGAAGGGGGCTGCGGCGGTCGACAGCCGACTGAGCGAGTACAGCCAGCCGGTCGCGGTGGTCCGCACGCTCGTCGGGAACTGCTCCAGCTGGTAGATATGGCCGGAGTTGGACATGACATTGGCGACCAAGGTGAAACAGAAGCCCGCGAGGATGATCGCCATCGGCGAGGCGGCGTTGCCGTAGGCCAGCCCGAACAGCCCCATGCCCACCAGGGAGGCGCACAGGATCCACTTCCGTTCGGCTCTCTCCATGACGAGCACGGAGAGGAAGGAGCCGAGCGGGTATCCGATGAAGGAGAAGGTCAAGTAGGTCAGCGAGCTGCTGACGGTGAGTCCCTTGGCGGCGAGCACGAGCGTGCCGAGGCTGCCGAAACCGTAGTAACCGATGGGGGCCAGGATCCACAGAACGGCCATCAGTGCCGTGCGGCGGGCGAGAGGTGCCCGGAAGATGCTGCGTGCAGGCAGCCGGACCGGGCGCTGCTGCGGCGTGACGTCGGTGACCGGGGGACGTGTCCATCCCTCTGCCTCGGCAGCCTCTTCGAATCGCGTGGCGACCGCGTCGGCCTCCGCCCTTCTTCCGACCGACTCCAGCCAACGCGGTGATTCGGGCAGACCCCGGCGGACCAGGAAGGTGAGCAGGGCGCCAAGGGAGCCGACCGCGAACATCCACCGCCATCCCGCGATACCCAGCGGGCTCTCGCCGATCAGCTTCATGCCCAAGAAGCCCACCGCGGGCACGGCGAGGTAGGCGGCAGTGAACGCCCACGCTGCGTAGCGTCCGCGCTGTTGCGGCGGCAGGATGTCACCGAGGAAGGAATCCGTTACCGGAAGTTCGCCTCCCAGGCCGATCCCGGCGATGAAGCGGAAGAGGATCAGGCTCCACAGGTTCGGGGCGAAGGCGCAGACGAGTGTGGCCGCCGAGTACGTGGTGAGCGTGAGCATGTAGGCGCCGCGGCGCCCGATGCGGTCCGCCAGGCGTCCGATCACCACAGCCCCGAAGAAAGCACCGACGAACGTCGAGGCAAGAACGAGCGACAGATCGAAGCCGACCAGCGAGAAGGTCGCCTTCAGGGTGGTGGCGAGGACTCCCGCCAGGAAGAGCTCGTAGATCTCGAAGAAGTTGCCGAGCGCCATGATGGCGACGAACCGCTTGTGGAGTGCTGTCATCGGAAGTCGGTCGAGCCGGGCGGCGACGAGCGGACTGCCGGCGTCCTCTGGACGTTGCATCGCTTCTCCCACTGGAGCCGATGGGGGTCCCGCGACCCCTCGATTAGATTGGACAGTACAATCCAAATTTAGGCTCTGGCAATACCTCGGCCAGGCGATTTAGACTGGACTGTACAGTCCGTTAGGAGGTGTCGGTCGTGGTTCCCACCGCGTGTACGTCGCACGTGTCCGGCCAGGGCGCAGCTCGCGCCCGCAGCCGTTCGAAGATCCTGTCCGCAGCGAAGGCACTCTTCCTGGAAGGCGGGTACGACGGTGTCAACTTGGAACGGATCGCGTCACGGGCCGGAGTCGCCCGGCAGACGGTGTACAACCGGTTCGGCGGCAAGGAGGCCGTCTTCCGTGCCGTGGTGGAGCACCATTGGGCAAGCCTCGACCTCGCCACCCTGCCCTCGCGCTTCGGAGAAGGACTCGGGAGCGGCGGTGACCCGGCCGAGTTTCTGCGCCACTTCTCCCACGCCCTGCTCGCCTTCATCGACGAGACGGACCAGGTCGCCTTCACCCGGCTCGTGATCGCCGAGTCCAGCCGCATCCCGTGGATCGCCGGGGAGTTCCACCGGCTCGGCAAGGCGCCACTGCTGCAGGTGTTAGCGTCGTTTCTGAAGCGTCTTTGCGAGGCAGGCACGATCTCGTGCCCATCCCCCAGTACAGCGGCGCGGCAGTTCCTCGGGCTGGTCCAGGAGTTCGTCGTCTGGCCCAAGGTCATGGCCATCGATGCGGGCCGGACGAACATTCCCCCGACCGACGTGGTCATAGAAGAGGCGATCTCCACCTTCCTCAGCCGCTACGGAGCCGGAGCGCGTCAAGAAGCGCACGAGCCCTCACCGCTGTGGTGCCCGCCACCGCGGCACCCCGTATGAACCTCCCCCCCAAGAACACGGAGTTCCGCATGAGTTCCCTCCCGCACACCCCCGCCTCGCCCGACAGCTCTCCCCGGTGGAACGTCGGTGACGCCGTCGTGCACCGCGTCGACGAGCTGGTCCTCCCGCCCGAGACCGGCCCGTGGCTCATCCCGGCAGCCACGCCGGACCTCGTCACGCAGATCCCCTGGCTCACTCCCGCCTTCGCTGACCCCCGAGGCGCACTCCATCTGGCCGTGCACAGCTTCGCGGTCGAGACGGGTGGTCTGCGCGTACTGGTTGATACCGGTATCGGCAACGGCAAGAGCCGTGCCAACCCCGCCTGGGACAACCTCGACACCCCCTACCTCGACCGTCTGGCCGCCGCCGGTTTTCCCCCGGAGTCCGTCGACATGGTGATCCTGACCCATCTGCACACCGACCATGTCGGGTGGAACACCCGCCCCAGCGGCCCGGGCCGCTGGGAGCCCACGTTCCCTCACGCCCGCTATCTCGTCTCCCGCACCGAAGCCGACTACTGGTCGAGCGCGGATATGGATGCCAGCCGACGCCAGATGCTGTCCGACTCCGTTCATCCCGTCCGCGAGAGCGGCCAGCTGGAGCTGATCGACGTGCCCGCGGACGGTGCAGACGTCGCTCCCGGCCTGCGGCTTCTGCCCACTCCTGGCCACACTCCTGGCCAGGTCGCCGTCCACCTGCACAGCGCCGGGCACTCCGCCGTCATCACCGGTGACTGCATCCATCACCCCGTGCAGATGGCCCGCCCCGCCCTGTGCAGCAGCGTGGACGTCGATCCAGCACAAGCTGCCCGCACCCGCCGCAGCCTCCTCGCGCGCCTCGCCGGCACTGACACCCTGCTCCTGGGCAGCCACTTCGCGCCCCCCACCGCGGGCTTCGTCCGCTCCGAAGGCGACAGCGGCACCTACCGCCTGTCACCCGTCCCCGGAGAACGACCTCGCACCGCATGACCGCCGGATGAGCGGAAAGTCCGGGCCAGGTGCGTGTGGTCAAGCGCCGCCCGCGGACACCGGAAAGCGCCGCACCGCTGCGGACGGTGTGCACCGATGGCACGGTGGGGCAGTTGCTACGCTGCCGTGCCCGTCGGCATGTAGCGGCTCAGGAACATGGCTATGGCCTCTTCCACGACGAGGTCGGTGGGCGGGAGCTTCATCACGTCCGGGCCGATCGCCATGACCTGCGGCCAGATGACGAACTCCTGGATCAGCCCGAGGAACTGGCGCGCTGCCAGTTCCGGGTGCGGGCAGTCGATGACACCGGTCTCCGACATCTCCCGCAGACAGGCGGTGAACGTCTGCGCCAACGGCGCCTTGCCGAGCCGGTAGAACTCCTCGGCGATCCAGGGAAGCCTGCGTGATTCCGCGATGACCAGCCGGGTGAAGGAGACCTGATCCGTCTCCGCGACGAAGGTGAGCACCATGTCGGCGAAACGGCGCAGGAAGTCGGCCGGATCAACGCGTGAGACGTCCCGGTCCAGGCGCGCCAGCAGTTCTTCGAGCCCGAAGGCCGCCCAGTGGTGCTCCATCGTCGCCCGGAACACCGCCTCCTTGCTTCCGAACAGGTTGTAGACGGTCTGCCGGGCCACGCCGGCGCGCGTGGCGATCCGGTCGAGGTTGACACCGTCGTACCCGTCCTGGAGGAAGAGGGTCTTGGAGGCATTCAAGACTTTGAGGGCTGTGGCGCTGGACCGTTTGGCTGCGCGGCGTCCGGATACGAGCGACGAGTTGGTGGTGTCGGCCGACATCGAGAGGCTCCTTTGGATTGTCCAGTCCAGTTTAGTCGCGGCACTCCGGATTTCTTATGCGTGCGCCCTCCCGCACCCCGTGGGACGTGCCTGTCGACCTCCTGGCGCGACTCCTGTGATCTGTTCCTTCAGGTTCTTTGGACACCACCGAGGCAATAATCGACGTGCACCCATGTACGGGCGGCGTCGCTGTGCCATCGGACGGACTGCGCCAGGCAGCGGATGATGTTCAGGCCGCGGCCGTGCTCGTCCTCGTCGATCTCTTGTTCTCGGGACCCTGCGGTTCCGCCACTGTCGATGACGTGAATGTGTACGTCGGCCACGGAGACACCGATCATGACCGTCATGTCATCACGCCCGTGTAGTGCCGCGTTGGCGGCGAGCTCGCCGACGATCAAAACGACGGCGACCTGGTCGTCGAGGGATATGCGCCAGGCATCCAGACAAGCGGCCACACGATGCCGGACGGCGGACACATGGCGCTCGTCGGCGGGAACAGCGATGACCACCAGTCCCGAGTGCCCGGCACACGAGGACAGGGTGCCGCTCACCGTCGGGGCCGAGCGGGCCTCGGAAGAGTGCTTCGTATACATGGACCACATCCACCTAGACTGGACAATCCAGTCTAAACATCACAGTCTTGCCTTCGTCAACCCTGATGCGTCGCACCTGTCCGAGCTGCCTCCTCGTGACGGCTGCGCGCGGCGGGCGGTCTTCATCGAAGACGCGCGCGAAGCCCGGCGGAAGCAGATACCCCAACGGGGGGCCTTCGGGGTCCGCCATCAGCCCGGGACCCTCCGGCCCGCCGTCTGTCGCTCTGAGCTAGTCGGAACGTATTGTGTAGACTGTACTGTACAATCCACGCGGCCGGATCGCATCCCCATACCGCACGGGCGTCCAAGGCCCGGCACCCCACCCGGTATCCACCGACCAGGCAACAGCATGCACCTGGGACAAGGCGTCGACACTGTACGTATACGCACACATGCCGACCCGTTCGTGCCGGAACGGGCTGCACCGTTGCTCCGTGCCCCCGCAGACAGGAGAACACCGTGCCAGCAGCACCTTCCGAGCGAGGCGGCTATGCCGCGGCCCACCGCCGAAGCCTGGAGGATCCCGAACAGTTCTGGCTTGAGGCGGCGCAAGCGATCGACTGGATCGTTCCCCCCTCGACGGCACTGGACGGCTCTCACGCGCCGCTGTACCGCTGGTTCCCGGACGGTGAGCTGAACACCTGCCACAACGCCCTGGACCGGCACGTCGATGCCGGACACGGCGATCGTCTTGCCCTCGTCCACGACAGTCCCCTGACGGGTGTGCGGACCACTTTCACCTATCGGGAGCTGCGCGACGAGGTCGCTCGCGCAGCGGGTCTGCTCACCGGGCTGGGGGTGGTCAAGGGCGACCGCGTCGTGCTGTACCTTCCGATGATTCCCGAGGCGGTGATCGCCATGCTGGCCTGCTCCCGTATCGGTGCAGTCCATTCGGTGGTCTTCGGCGGATTCGCTTCGCGGGAACTGGCCGTGCGGATCGACGACGCCCAGCCCAAGGTCATCATGTCCGCCTCGTGCGGAGTCGAGCCCAAGGGCGTCGTCCCCTACAAGCCTCTCCTGGACACCGCCCTCGCCCGGGCCCGTCACCGGCCGGACCACTGCGTGATCCTCCAACGCCCGCAATACACCGCCGAACTGACAGCAGGCCGGGACCTGGACTGGGCCGAAGCCGCCGGCGCGGCCGAACCGGTCGCCTGCACTCCGGTGGCGGCCACCGACCCGCTCTACATCCTCTACACCTCCGGAACCACTGGCCGGCCCAAGGGAGTCGTGCGCGACAACGGGGGTCACGCCGTCGCGCTGCGCTGGTCGATGCGGTATCTCTTCGACACCCACCCAGGGGAGGTGTTCTGGGCCGCCTCGGACGTGGGCTGGGTCGTCGGCCACTCCTACATCGTCTACGGCCCCCTGCTGACCGGCTGCACCACCGTGCTCTACGAGGGCAAGCCCGTCGGCACCCCTGATGCCGGAGCGTTCTGGAGAGTCGTCGCAGAGCACGGCGTCGCCACACTCTTCACCGCACCCACCGCAATCCGCGCCGTGCGAAAGGACGACCCCAAGGGCGAGTTGCTCGCCACGCACGACATCGGCTCGCTGCGCCATCTGTTCCTGGCGGGCGAGCGACTGGACCCGCAGACCTACCGCTGGGCAGGCGAGCTGCTCGGTGTGCCGGTCATCGACAACTGGTGGCAGACGGAGACGGGATGGCCGATCGTGTCCGATCCCGTGGGCCTGGAGCCACATGTGACCAAACCGGGGTCACCGACCCTGCCGGTACCCGGCTACGACGTGCGCATCCTCGACGAAGCGGGCCAGGAGGCACCCGCAGGAGCGGAGGGCGCGGTGGCCATCCGGCTGCCACTGCCACCGGGCACCCTCACCACGCTCTGGGGAGATGACGAGCGGTACGTCGGCTCCTACCTGTCCACGTACGACGGTCATTACCTCACCGGCGACGGTGGTCACAAGGACGAGGACGGGTACGTGTACATCATGGGGCGAGTCGACGATGTGCTCAACGTCGCGGGACATCGCCTCTCCAGCGGGGCGATGGAAGAAGCGATCGCTACTCACCCCGACGTGGCCGAATGCGCTGTCATCGGTATCAGGGATCAGCTCAAGGGGCAGGTTCCCCTCGGGCTGGTGGTGCTCAAAGCCGGCGTGGGCCGTGCTCCGGAAGACATCTGCGCAGAACTCGTCGCCCTCGTGCGCGACGCCATCGGGCCCGTGGCGGCACTGCGCCGGATCGATATCGTGGCCGCCCTGCCCAAGACC contains:
- a CDS encoding acyl-CoA dehydrogenase family protein, which encodes MHLDHTPEQQRLRAELRAYFAQLVPDNAYARYADSVARKRFYRDTIRQLGQDGWLGVGWPREYGGRGMTAMEQFIFFDEAAQAGVPLPLMALNTVGPTLMRFGTEEQKAYFLPRVLSGEIDFAIGYSEPGAGTDLASLKTRAVRDGDTYVVNGQKIWTTNGDTADWVWLAVRTDPEAPPHKGITMLLVPTSDPGYSCTVIHTLASHDTTASYYEGVRVPVSRRVGEENQGWRLITNQLNHERVTLAAHGTMAIRALQDVQRWARETKLADGRRVADLPWVRRLLARTHVRLDAMKLLNWQMVSAVQDGTLTPQDASAVKVYGSEARRDAYAWLMEIVAAAGPLREGSAGAVLHGELERGYRSAVIFTFGGGNNEIQREIISWIGLGMPRVRR
- a CDS encoding creatininase family protein produces the protein MPEDLWNRMTAPELRARAAQGAPVLLPVGSTEQHGPHLPTGVDDFLSAEACRRAAAIMADHERPVVVAPSLWCGLSDHHLAFGGTFTLTLRTYHALLRDLCRSIITAGFGKILIVNGHGGNITALNAISNELTRELSTPIAVTSYFLAGLERTAEILETQPTLMHACEGETSMIMAIAPDLVDRSRLAEATGPHIALQSDASHTFHVSRPFKEVTCSGVAGDARAATPEKGEAILDTCARAIAEWLLKWA
- a CDS encoding MFS transporter, which produces MQRPEDAGSPLVAARLDRLPMTALHKRFVAIMALGNFFEIYELFLAGVLATTLKATFSLVGFDLSLVLASTFVGAFFGAVVIGRLADRIGRRGAYMLTLTTYSAATLVCAFAPNLWSLILFRFIAGIGLGGELPVTDSFLGDILPPQQRGRYAAWAFTAAYLAVPAVGFLGMKLIGESPLGIAGWRWMFAVGSLGALLTFLVRRGLPESPRWLESVGRRAEADAVATRFEEAAEAEGWTRPPVTDVTPQQRPVRLPARSIFRAPLARRTALMAVLWILAPIGYYGFGSLGTLVLAAKGLTVSSSLTYLTFSFIGYPLGSFLSVLVMERAERKWILCASLVGMGLFGLAYGNAASPMAIILAGFCFTLVANVMSNSGHIYQLEQFPTSVRTTATGWLYSLSRLSTAAAPFYLIPLLDAHGAGTTFAVVAAAMLLSALAVAFGVRTTGLSVESISGAPQDADFPPSSTGVPAHVASGRRTETP
- a CDS encoding TetR/AcrR family transcriptional regulator, whose amino-acid sequence is MVPTACTSHVSGQGAARARSRSKILSAAKALFLEGGYDGVNLERIASRAGVARQTVYNRFGGKEAVFRAVVEHHWASLDLATLPSRFGEGLGSGGDPAEFLRHFSHALLAFIDETDQVAFTRLVIAESSRIPWIAGEFHRLGKAPLLQVLASFLKRLCEAGTISCPSPSTAARQFLGLVQEFVVWPKVMAIDAGRTNIPPTDVVIEEAISTFLSRYGAGARQEAHEPSPLWCPPPRHPV
- a CDS encoding MBL fold metallo-hydrolase; its protein translation is MSSLPHTPASPDSSPRWNVGDAVVHRVDELVLPPETGPWLIPAATPDLVTQIPWLTPAFADPRGALHLAVHSFAVETGGLRVLVDTGIGNGKSRANPAWDNLDTPYLDRLAAAGFPPESVDMVILTHLHTDHVGWNTRPSGPGRWEPTFPHARYLVSRTEADYWSSADMDASRRQMLSDSVHPVRESGQLELIDVPADGADVAPGLRLLPTPGHTPGQVAVHLHSAGHSAVITGDCIHHPVQMARPALCSSVDVDPAQAARTRRSLLARLAGTDTLLLGSHFAPPTAGFVRSEGDSGTYRLSPVPGERPRTA
- a CDS encoding TetR/AcrR family transcriptional regulator: MSADTTNSSLVSGRRAAKRSSATALKVLNASKTLFLQDGYDGVNLDRIATRAGVARQTVYNLFGSKEAVFRATMEHHWAAFGLEELLARLDRDVSRVDPADFLRRFADMVLTFVAETDQVSFTRLVIAESRRLPWIAEEFYRLGKAPLAQTFTACLREMSETGVIDCPHPELAARQFLGLIQEFVIWPQVMAIGPDVMKLPPTDLVVEEAIAMFLSRYMPTGTAA
- a CDS encoding ATP-binding protein; its protein translation is MYTKHSSEARSAPTVSGTLSSCAGHSGLVVIAVPADERHVSAVRHRVAACLDAWRISLDDQVAVVLIVGELAANAALHGRDDMTVMIGVSVADVHIHVIDSGGTAGSREQEIDEDEHGRGLNIIRCLAQSVRWHSDAARTWVHVDYCLGGVQRT
- a CDS encoding propionyl-CoA synthetase encodes the protein MPAAPSERGGYAAAHRRSLEDPEQFWLEAAQAIDWIVPPSTALDGSHAPLYRWFPDGELNTCHNALDRHVDAGHGDRLALVHDSPLTGVRTTFTYRELRDEVARAAGLLTGLGVVKGDRVVLYLPMIPEAVIAMLACSRIGAVHSVVFGGFASRELAVRIDDAQPKVIMSASCGVEPKGVVPYKPLLDTALARARHRPDHCVILQRPQYTAELTAGRDLDWAEAAGAAEPVACTPVAATDPLYILYTSGTTGRPKGVVRDNGGHAVALRWSMRYLFDTHPGEVFWAASDVGWVVGHSYIVYGPLLTGCTTVLYEGKPVGTPDAGAFWRVVAEHGVATLFTAPTAIRAVRKDDPKGELLATHDIGSLRHLFLAGERLDPQTYRWAGELLGVPVIDNWWQTETGWPIVSDPVGLEPHVTKPGSPTLPVPGYDVRILDEAGQEAPAGAEGAVAIRLPLPPGTLTTLWGDDERYVGSYLSTYDGHYLTGDGGHKDEDGYVYIMGRVDDVLNVAGHRLSSGAMEEAIATHPDVAECAVIGIRDQLKGQVPLGLVVLKAGVGRAPEDICAELVALVRDAIGPVAALRRIDIVAALPKTRSGKILRRTMREIADGGDPAPPSTIEDPEVIDDIRRVLLSGT